One Pectinophora gossypiella chromosome 21, ilPecGoss1.1, whole genome shotgun sequence genomic region harbors:
- the LOC126376755 gene encoding uncharacterized protein LOC126376755 has product MITEGSGTKSNKINYIIVRSITYSFTYDKYIRLKEVSGVHRDIPQLKGLWRTTKLAAKKTVSEHQRAIRATGGGQQPPSPSQKVLIIVDLWPTDFIEDENKFDSDGVSLFITEDDIEKVHNSTVLYDMDINVCMEVIYHATSVYCYLYTMYKVL; this is encoded by the exons ATGATAACCGAAGGGTCAGGAACAAAGAGTAACAAAATCAATTATATCATAGTGAGATCAATAACATATTCATTTACATATGATAAATATATCAGATTAAAAGAAGTCAGTGGTGTACATAGAGACATCCCACAATTAAAAGGCTTGTGGAGAACAACGAAGTTAGCAGCCAAGAAAACTGTGTCTGAGCACCAAAGAGCTATTCGAGCCACGGGTGGAGGCCAACAACCACCATCACCGTCACAAAAAGTGCTAATCATCGTAGATTTATGGCCAACAGACTTCATTGAAGATGAGAACAAGTTTGACAGTGATGGAGTTTCACTATTTATA ACCGAAGATGACATAGAAAAAGTGCACAATAGCACAGTTCTCTACGATATGGACATAAATGTATGTATGGAAGTTATCTATCATGCTACCTCGGTGTACTGTTATTTATATACCATGTATAAAGTATTGTAA